The genomic DNA gtaaattataaattcgaatttatttattaattatttatttaattatttatctaattatttattaattatccaattaattaataattgggtaattaattaataattaggtaattaattaataaataagaattagaaataattaagtaatatgattaataatctaataattaattattaatgcGAATGGTAATTCAATAATTAGAATTAGTATTCGAGCtgatagttattcgaataatattgcggtaattatttatagcgtataattaaatatcggtaactaattgattagcgaatcgtatgagtttcaataataatataatagttcgataattatgcgagaattgcgagtagctcgtagttatatgagtgattaatcgttaagttggtttataattcgaggtaattcgtagttattcgataagtagcgtatcggttaattaaatcgattgattatttgtaaataatcgatctgatcgaataagtaataataatttgtaataaataataataattcctaataattaggaattaattattttaaaatacaataattattaattacttatttaaaaatataattaaggattgtttaattataattaattattataaattaattattaattaattaaatcttgtttaattcataataattcaaccgttagtccgattttagcgaaacgaagacccctagactcagaaaaagATGAGAACGAATTCAataaaatagttgtaagttataattttcttccgaaaaagagtggtttggtgataattaatagttcgtaggtcctaataggggtataattgagtcgaataaatctcgaaaaattataataaaatcagataggactagttaatgcaggtatgagtctagaatcgattctaaaaataattataagtctaaaaaaattgattatgtgctttatgtgctacgtgctttacgtgattatgtgaatatatgtgttgtataaatgtatgtgtatatatgtgagtcagatagaaacgcatgggtagactgataaggttgcgtgatatcaattcaagatacacgtatatagtaagttatctaaatgactatctttccatgattggttcagtgttagaaaaggcagagcaagctaggatCAGAAGACGGTGAggttgaaccaggttaagtacgcgcaaggcaagtttttcccctattctaaattcagaatagtgatttatatttccttttatcatatgagttacctttgataatcatTATTCATATACAcgttacccatttattattgcttgttttcaatttcatttcgattcttgattccacccaatttattgaattccctattcatatttcaattctttttacccttgttacatatactctggtatatcctggtgttgggatatatcaaaagtattccgattgttccggatgctaagccttggactggatggttactatacgggctgggttttacccagaccattatttaataggccatagttgcctgagtactctttatgttggttgggtctatgcagttgggtatagatacacactatattctgactgatcagcaggttatagtgcatatgttggttcttgtttccagtcttgttcatttggtactcgccagcattggcaattactatcctatacagattcagatggttgtttcaaccagcagcttattggttcacaTGTTTCTCtcttatactatatatattgttgcaggcttgttgagcaattttggcccatccccttttattgttattcctattgttttacagttaaggtagagaatgaaacccatcaggaccgcatagtcaagaagcgagtcaagcagcgggaccctcttataccaagagtgttccttcccattcccgaagagagctttgaattgccagatcaggtgtaataaaagtcttgtgtagtttgaataaaagttgtatggtgagattgtagatagaataaagttttgtaacaaagagagttcttgagacaggttttatttatttgggtttgtaataaagtgtagtatgtggttcttgttttcaactcagaccttaaaagatcctgagtagtattagttcggggtaattattatatttatattccgcttgtacaggtttagttggtaattgttattaataatgccccaaatctataccccggatttggatgGTGTTATACTTCTGATGCAAAATCTCAATTTGACATGACTATGCAATCCAACATCGTGATCATGTCATCATATCTTTAGTAGAGTGATCATGTCTTTACTCTTCTCACGTCTCATTATTTCCTTGATATGCTCCAaaaattctcatacatttgtcTCCTCCACTTCGAACAAACTCGGTATCAATTAGTTATCATCTAGAATAATAATTGCGACGACTTGTTCTATATATCGCCATGGTGGTACTTTTAAAGGGAAAGACTTTGATGGAACTTTGTACTTCACATTCTCGTCTAACAtaacttttaagtataatggtaTCACGGAAACCAGTTCGAACCAACCATGATAAAACTTTTTTAGCACAAATTTGAAATCGCCATCACAAGACTAATGTGTTGTAGCAAGAGACAATGTTATTCATATGATGACTTTAAAACAACTTTATTCCCAAAAGGATATAAGACATACTCCATGTTATTATTTTTGAAGTCTATTATCTTACCCTAAATTTTGTGACACCAATTCAAATCAAACTGATATGGCGTATTGATTACTAACTCATATGAATTCACTGtgaaaattataaaaaaactGCAACATTCTTGTAATTCAAACTAGCAATTAGTCACATAATTTTCACTTAAGGTAGTGACAACTAATAGCTTACTCCAAATAATATTATTTGATGTGACATAAATTTGTAGAggcaacttgattttattaacCATATACCTCAAATTAAATTTATCATGATATTTCTAAACTTACCACAATCTCAAAAAATTGGGGACACACCTTACATAATGACTGAATTAAGTTTTAATGTTGCAAATCATAAACCTTTCCATAATTGTTCAAGGATTGATTATGCACGTCTTCAACATGTAGGTAATCATTCTCCTCATCTTCATATACACATCGAAACTCACTTTGTTGTTTTCTTCTTCATCCCcatccttgttgtattctttaATCACATCAATTTCATTACAATCTATAGGCATACAATTTTCAAAATCCAGTGTCCCACACACTTCTCCAACTATCTCTGAACCTTTCAAATCTTTGAAAGAATTTTTCCGCAATTACATAACCAAGCTATTTTCTATCTTCCATATCAAACAAGCCACCCGATTTTTTTGTTGAGCACATTCATCGAACATATTTTAAGGATTATTGGGTTCATATTATTCAACTAAATCATCTTCTTCCTTACGCTTCATATATCTTGCAATCATAATCCTCCGGTAAAAACATCTTCAACATCAACAGTTTCATCTATCGCCATATTTTGATCGGTTCTTTCTTTTACCTTTTCTTCTGCAAACCAGTTTATTCCCACCAAATCACAGCAACACTCTTTAACCTGATAGTTGCCATCTTCACCAGTTTGATCACAGGTAAACCCATAACATCAAAGAATCTATCAACATCAATATGCCAATTCAGGAACTCATCAACTCCTAGAGACCCATAGAATAATGGTATAACAGCCtatataatataattatcatTAAGCCGACAACCAATATTTGACTCCAAGTCAGTATTCTCACCAACATGGTATTTCCTGCTTCGAGGGACTCGATTTCGATCAAATTTCTCATCGCTACGGTGCTTGTTTTTGTTATTCCTTTTGAATGTCAATGTATCGACTCGATCTGCGAAAACCATCAGAGCCACGGTTAAAGCCGTTGTAGCCTCTCAAAGAACTTATTTGATAATTGTTTCTCCCACAGTGAATCAGGTAAAGAAGGGAAAGGAAAAAGCTTGCTTTGATGCAACTGACGCAGAACGAAAGCATAGAAAAAGCAAGCGTTAATCATCGCATGAACTCTTTCACGAGAAATCCTTAAGCACCTTGAATCCACAAGGCAATCCTTGAATCTACAACGGTTTCTTGAACCCATTAGAAAGATAAGAGAAAAACTCCTAGAATTTTAATTTCAATAAAAGATTATTAATATATTCAGTACAAGAAAACGTtaaatagacatcacacattagataTCAGTTACTAATGCCACTAATGTTAAAAGATGTAATAACATCACCCCGCGTTAATCTAATGTCTTTGTTGTTTGAAGACATCAATtctttattaaatgatttttaaaattggcTAAAAAAATTTTAACGAGCGCCCCACTTCAGTTTATTTCCCCTTAATCAAAATTGTGGAAATTTTCCCTCTTTGATACCAATTATTTCCCCCAcactctctctctttctctctctctctctctctctctctatctctctctcgtCTCTCACTTCAATAAATCACTTGAACAACCACTCACCTCTACTCTACTTACCACGACCTGCACTCACTTATGTTCCACTCCCCTCCGCCATGTTCAACTCTATTCGATTTGTCAAAACTCGTCTCACTCACTCGATTCGTTCGAGTAGATACTCAATTCGATTTGTTTCGAATCAGTATGCGGGTAAGATAAAAACTTCATGTGTAAAATTGGATTATTAGTTCAATTAAGTTTTAAATTGGGGATTTTTTAAACTGAGAACCCtaatttctttaatctttttttCTTACTTTTAGTTGGAGATTTGTTTGACTTGATTGAGGATTTGGTTGCCATggtgggaaggaaggagatgagACTCACAATTGGTAGTATTTAAACATATTGTGGGACATAGCATGGGTACAGTGTCCACTACAACAAAGATAACTAAATTCCAtccctccccctctctctctttctctctctctctcttccttcATACGCAGAACGCCATCACCTCCACCACCATTAATGGTGGCTTCGTCAGTTCTCCGATTGCTTACAACACACACGCACACACTCGACCTAACCCGAACCCACACACAGACTCACACACCcgaaacacacacacacacaattcGCACAGCACACACACAATCACCATAACATCTCTCACACACCATAACACACACACAATTTGTAACAAAACTCGTTGTCAGTGGTGATGGGTTATGGCGTCGGTCGAAGCAGGGGAGGGTTGTGGTATTTGTGAGTTCCAGTGTGTGTTACGTATGTTTCATGTGTCAGTTTTGTGTGTGTGAGTAAAGCGTGTGTTTGTGTGGGTCGATTACGTTAAACCAACAGTCGAGATCCCCTCCAGAGCTATGATAATACATTATTGCAGGTTTACTTCAACCATAGTGTCTTGAACCTCCTTCTAGAACTACTTGCAACCCTAAGTATGGTTAGCAAAGTCAAGTGGTAATGGCGGTGTTGTAGCAGcggaggggggagagagagagagagagagagagagagagagagagagagagagagagagagagagagaaaggtAGGGAGATAGAAAGGTAGGGAGAAGCAAAACGGAGGGTGAAATGGTGAGATATGGAGTTGCCGGAATTTTTTCCAGGTGGTGGCCGGCGGTTGCACGGTTGATGGGTGTGGGTGGTTCTATTTTTTTTGAAACATTTTATGTTAAAATCGACCGATTTTGGTGTAATTTATTCAGGGGCGGGAGATTCAAATTTCAcaaaattttgaatttcaaattttaaattttataaaaatgaccAAAGATTCGTCGATTTTATATAAATTCTGCCGCAAAACTTAAAATCCACCCTCTTAAAAGCCACCAACATGCTTCGGTCGATTTTATACTAAAATCTACCGGATATGGTCTATTATAGCTAAATTCAACCAATATTTGGTGGTGGATTTTAGTAATTTTGTTGTAGTGGTCCTTTTATTTTGTTGTATTTTAATCTTTGTTTTATCATATAATCCAAACTGATACTTATTGCTTAATTTAGGAAGTAATGTATATTATATATTCAAGGTATGCTACAATAGTGATATGTTTTTTAATGTCAAGCGAGGACAATAGACTACTGAAAAACACAGCAAGCTCTCTTCCGAcattcactactagaaatatgggatcagcCATCGATTCTGAACCGATATTAAAAAAATACTGAACCGATGTCTTCACGTGtaatgttaaatgtcatcagcctttgacatcggttcacagccgatgtctattacagtgctatacatcggttttaagaataattctgatgtctttgcaacaaatttcagcttatattacagtatttctaggtgaatatgagtatattatggggtaattatccattaaaacatgaaacctacaagctctaaaaaatattttttttaaaatctttcgaacaaaccgatgtgaaagtCTAGATTAGACATCAGTTATGTTGTCTGACCGATGTGAAATGGTCCATCAGACATCGGGTACTTTTATCAACCGATGTAAAATACTGGGTTAGACTTCGGTTTCGTTCGTTTTGTGATGTTAAATCCTTTTGTTTAATATCAGTGTTTTTTTTAACcgatgtttaatctttaatattataaaatttaagacatcagctattgaaaattcgatgttatttggcttaaaatacattgatttttttacagaaccgatgtcaaatgactatttgacattggtttttgtagttctttttctgttaatattgtttcacctgatgtcttttgttcattttaacatcggttttaaattACCATTCTGATATGTTAATGTACTGTAAATTGCATatgccatcctggtactattAATAGCCCAGGGAACCAATTGCATTTTCAACCAAAAAAATACCAACAATATGCAATACATCCAACCAAATTTGTAAAAACATAGAGGTATACATTGATACCAAATTTACTAACATTCATTCCAACAAGAGCTCAATTCGGACATTACTttccaagtctaaaataaacatcccaactaaaaataataaaactCAAATTCCAAAGTTATTACATCCAACATTCTAAACATATTTGACTAGTTAATATGTACCACCAGATAGTATCTGGAGGTAGTATCTGGAGGTAGACATCATCTGGAGGAAGATTCCTATAATACCAGATCCAACAGTAAAGTGAGAAGTGATACAGTAGGAAATTCCACTGGGAAAGTACTTACATTGGCATCAGCTGAAGAACTTGGAGGCTCCCTACTAGGGACGGATGGAGTTTGTTTATATGAAGAAGATCCACTCGGACATAAAACAGTTGACTGGGAAGGCTTTGATTCCCCTCGAGATGTCATGCCGTAGTGAGTTGGGAGTAGATGAATCCTATCTATTAAAAAATGTCTGTGTCTAAAGCACAACAAAATTAGAGCTAAGCTTTCAGTTCTCAATATTGAACTTGTATTGATTCAGTGCAGGGCAAGCTCAGACTTTTATACAAACTCTAGGCCATGAAATGAAGGAACTAACAAAATGTAAAAATGCTGAAACATTATCAAAGGATAGACAGTGAATATATCATACAACATTGTAAGTTATATATATAGCGCCATCTTAATAAAAGAACATTCATGTGGGGGTACAAGGTACACTTATTTAACCTATTTACACTTCATGCATGACTCTGTAAAATTATATCAATCTCAATAGTAAACATGCACAAAGATCGTGTAGAGCATTGATAAAGTCTGGGAATTACAAGATGTATAACATTACAGGAAAGCATCCTATAAATCTGATTAACAAATTAACTATACTTTCAGTCTTTTACCCTTTTATCAAGATTGTCTACATAAGTTTGTTGTTCAATTTCTCAATCAAAAGCTTTTTCTCCTCTTCTGGCAGAGAATTGAATATGAAGACCGACTTGTCACCAATATCATCCTTTAGTGGCAAACAAAATCTGTAAGAAATGGCATAAAATCTATTTTTTAAGAACATCTGGAATAAATGAAGGATTTACCTTAATTGGCTGAGTGAACATCCGTCCAGCAAACACCACAAAGAGCGCCATCCACAGACCAAGTAAAGTAGTCTTAAGTCCATCATCCATTAGACCTGTCTGTATTTCCAAAATAACCCATAGTCAGCATAGGAAGCATAGATGGTGCAATAATTTACCATCTCAGACTTCAAAAATAGATACATATTTTGTCTATTATGCATCAGAACTAAATATATTCTTCATTTATGATAGACaaataaatggtgtttataataATATCATGTGATTATCTCCAAGATGATCGAGGATTAGCAAAAGCACCATATAGGTTAAAAGGATAACTTGTTTACAAAGAACACATTGCAATTGAGCATCTCAAAGTCCGGAAGAGAGGAAAAACTTTTCCAATTCACACCTTAAATAATGAAGTACTGAGTTTAATGAAAACATTAGCAATTTCATTAGTTCAAATCAAACAGCAATCATAACTGAATACAACTGAAAATCTCAATGAATTTAAGGAAGTTTTATTATGTGTTAATTATAAGAAACTGCTTGTGGTTCTGTTTTCTGTTACATGAGAGGTCTGGAATTACTCTAGCAGATAGGTCAAGGTTTTTGATCAAATTCCTATCAAAGTTTCCAAACTAATAAGCGTCAGTGTACAACTTCAACAAAGTAAATACTCATTATTTTAACAAATGTTCAAGAAATGGAAAGGTTAGTTGGGTACGGAAAATTACCAAGTGCCCTAAAAGAACTGCAGGAACTACAAATGTAAGAACTCCAGCTTCCAACTTCCCATAGCAAAGCCCTGGTCCATTAATAAAAGGAATCGGTATATCATTTGACATGATAAATTAACATTGGAGACACCTAAACTAATATAGCCCCTGCACATTATACTAATTCTAAAGATCGCTCTTGATAATCATTATCTGAAACACTCAACCTGGCACCTGGTATAGAGCTGAATATTATTTAAGAAACAACAGTAAAAACTGTGTTCATTTTTCATTTCAAGCTTTGTTAATAAATAACTGACCTCTATAGATATTATATTCAATAGTTGAGGAAAAAGTAGCCATCCATTTCATTTGTAGAAAAGAATCATACACCAAtcattattttaaatataaatatcagAAATTACGAATCAAGCACACAACAAAGAATGAGCAAATTACCTTCCTTAAAGACAAGCCCCGTGAATGCAGCAAAGAGTGGACCAATAAGCCAGACAACAGTTGGGTGGTTGACTACATATTGTACCAAATTCTGACCAGCTGGTTCAGCAAGGGTGAAACTGGTTGCTATCGATCCTAAAACACCAAGGCCCCATAATAGTTGAAGAGTGCGCTTAATCTCAGTTACATAGATGTGGATCAAAAGTAAGGATAGTCCTAACCCAACAGCACCAAGTGCATAGAAGAAATCAAAATTTGGTTTGATCAGATCTGTGAGGAAGGAATGGTCAGGCGGGAAAGCCGTGGAAGCGGCAAAGACAAAGGAGGTAGCAGCAGTCACCAAGCCTGATCTATATAAGATAACCTGCAGAGTATGGAAAAGGTTGA from Apium graveolens cultivar Ventura unplaced genomic scaffold, ASM990537v1 ctg8133, whole genome shotgun sequence includes the following:
- the LOC141704691 gene encoding uncharacterized protein LOC141704691, encoding MLEMYTHIGPQFRNELLRHHLPTSMVIVVFIFSKLCKCTHLYQEDDFYVLVSLPITYGDLVILYRSGLVTAATSFVFAASTAFPPDHSFLTDLIKPNFDFFYALGAVGLGLSLLLIHIYVTEIKRTLQLLWGLGVLGSIATSFTLAEPAGQNLVQYVVNHPTVVWLIGPLFAAFTGLVFKEGLCYGKLEAGVLTFVVPAVLLGHLTGLMDDGLKTTLLGLWMALFVVFAGRMFTQPIKDDIGDKSVFIFNSLPEEEKKLLIEKLNNKLM